GGAAGTCCATGTCCGCGGCGGACAGGCCCTCCCACTCCTTGATGATGTCCAGAACCGGTTTGCGTGTTTCCCGGCCCAGCTTCAGGCGGGAGTAAATCCGGGGGGCCGGTCTCAGGTGCTCCCGGAGCATGGCTGGCGTCTCCAGCAGGCCCAGGGTCTGCCCCATCGGCGCCGTATCCCAGACAATCTGCCGGTACCTTCCTCCCTGGCTGAGCTCCTTGATGTAGTCGACCATGAACTCGTCGTGCAGACCGGGCAGGATGGACGTGACAAACTCGGTGAACTCCTCATAGCTCACGGAGACGAACGAGGAGAAGACCCCGTAGACCTCGCGACCGAACTTCCGGTCCCACATTTCCTTGACCTCGCTCCGGCCGAGCTCGGCCACGTAGAGCCCTTCCAGCACCCTGGCCGGTTTCGGCCTGTCCTTCAACTCGAAGATGTGCGACAGCGAGGGAGTGGGGTCGGTGGATATCGCCAGTGTGTCTCCATCAGACATGGCGTGGTGCAGTGCGGTAGCCCCGGCACAGGTGGTCTTGCCGACACCGCCCTTACCGGCAAACATGGTGACGCGTTTGGTCTCCACGCCGGATGAATCACGCATCTATCTCTTGTTCCTCACGTCCTATCTCTTGCATGATTATACCACTTATAGCTATAGCGAGTTCCGGGCCGGTAGAAGG
Above is a genomic segment from Dehalococcoidales bacterium containing:
- a CDS encoding ArsA family ATPase; its protein translation is MRDSSGVETKRVTMFAGKGGVGKTTCAGATALHHAMSDGDTLAISTDPTPSLSHIFELKDRPKPARVLEGLYVAELGRSEVKEMWDRKFGREVYGVFSSFVSVSYEEFTEFVTSILPGLHDEFMVDYIKELSQGGRYRQIVWDTAPMGQTLGLLETPAMLREHLRPAPRIYSRLKLGRETRKPVLDIIKEWEGLSAADMDFLRKDVRFVIITIPEALAVEQLDGIFAELDRYGFRAEQLIINNVIKEVGDSDFLKARAEQQQGYIESLYGSYSGIGIVEVPLFPHEIKGVERLRQVEESLFGQSGR